A portion of the Actomonas aquatica genome contains these proteins:
- a CDS encoding ribonuclease D has protein sequence MKPTAPAYQLLDQPGQLAPLLDAIDRVDEVALDTEADNMNCYRTKICLLQFLVDGKVYLVDALAPLNFAPLYEKLATKHLIMHGSDYDLRLLHDLNRFECKSMFDTMLAAQLLNRQRVGLAALMEDYFGLIMSKESQKANWSKRPLTQKLLDYASLDVWHLPELRNLLTKELRKLDRVDWLEQQCRRQIEAAQTGFPSGDENAWRIGKSEKLRGRGLGVLHSVWHWREATAERLDTPPFKVCNNKLLLTMAQHAENGDSEATILASINLGRRHSRLIKSLTAAVHQGLETDPASLPRRQRNRDHRPLTPNELAFQDRLKAGRDQIATKLNLEPTLIANRSQLAQIARSPEQLDELLLPWQAGLIRDLPAFAQGANA, from the coding sequence ATGAAGCCCACGGCACCGGCCTACCAACTCCTCGACCAACCCGGTCAACTCGCCCCCCTGCTCGACGCCATCGATCGCGTGGACGAAGTCGCCCTCGATACCGAGGCCGACAACATGAACTGCTACCGCACCAAGATCTGCCTCCTGCAGTTCCTGGTCGACGGCAAGGTCTACCTCGTCGACGCCCTTGCGCCGCTCAACTTCGCCCCCCTTTACGAGAAGCTCGCTACCAAGCATCTCATCATGCACGGCAGCGACTACGACCTGCGCCTGCTGCACGACCTCAACCGCTTCGAGTGCAAGAGCATGTTCGACACCATGCTCGCCGCCCAGCTCCTCAACCGCCAGCGCGTCGGCCTCGCCGCCCTCATGGAAGACTACTTCGGCCTCATCATGTCCAAGGAGTCCCAGAAGGCCAACTGGTCCAAACGCCCGCTCACCCAAAAGCTCCTCGACTACGCCTCCCTCGACGTCTGGCACCTCCCGGAGCTCCGCAACCTCCTCACCAAGGAGCTGCGCAAACTCGATCGCGTCGACTGGCTCGAGCAACAATGCCGCCGCCAGATCGAAGCCGCCCAGACCGGCTTCCCCTCCGGCGACGAAAACGCCTGGCGCATCGGCAAATCCGAGAAACTCCGCGGCCGTGGCCTCGGGGTCCTCCACTCCGTCTGGCACTGGCGCGAAGCCACCGCCGAACGCCTCGACACGCCCCCCTTCAAGGTCTGCAACAACAAGCTGCTGCTCACCATGGCCCAGCACGCCGAAAACGGTGACAGCGAGGCCACCATCCTCGCCTCCATCAACCTCGGCCGCCGCCACAGCCGCCTCATCAAGTCGCTCACCGCCGCCGTGCACCAGGGTCTGGAAACCGACCCCGCCAGCCTGCCGCGCCGCCAACGCAACCGCGACCACCGCCCGCTCACCCCCAACGAACTCGCCTTCCAAGATCGTCTCAAAGCCGGCCGCGACCAGATCGCCACCAAGCTCAACCTCGAGCCCACCCTCATCGCCAACCGCTCCCAACTCGCCCAAATCGCGCGCAGCCCCGAGCAACTCGATGAGCTTCTCCTCCCCTGGCAAGCCGGCCTCATCCGCGACCTCCCCGCCTTCGCCCAAGGCGCCAACGCCTGA
- a CDS encoding histone deacetylase family protein codes for MLLLHTPHCTAYGNASRPEQPARLARTVPHLRAAHPDWIWQEPPLATATDAALCHTPAHLERLLVPEDFDADTPFFPDIATHAYRATGAAIAAAEAALAGRGPVIALNRPPGHHATADQPMGFCYLNQIAIAARHAQLHLGATRVAVWDFDAHHGNGTEALLADQPGFLFTSVHQSPCYPGTGLTSFSNCHNWPIPPLAPRAAHLDALRHSLDAVIAFDPDLVLVSAGFDAYQGDPITNMTLQTTDFATLGSWLRTSGLPAAAVLEGGYSADLPQLVDAFLSAWAGEDVRA; via the coding sequence ATGCTCCTCCTCCATACCCCGCACTGCACCGCCTACGGCAACGCTTCGCGCCCCGAGCAACCCGCCCGCCTCGCCCGCACCGTGCCCCACCTGCGCGCCGCCCACCCCGACTGGATCTGGCAGGAGCCGCCCCTCGCCACCGCGACCGACGCCGCCCTCTGCCATACCCCGGCCCACCTCGAACGCCTGCTCGTCCCAGAGGACTTCGACGCCGACACCCCATTTTTCCCCGACATCGCCACCCACGCCTACCGCGCCACCGGGGCCGCCATCGCCGCCGCCGAAGCCGCGCTCGCCGGCCGCGGACCCGTCATCGCCCTCAATCGCCCGCCCGGTCACCACGCCACCGCCGACCAACCCATGGGGTTCTGCTACCTCAACCAGATCGCCATCGCTGCCCGCCACGCCCAGCTCCACCTCGGCGCCACCCGCGTCGCCGTCTGGGACTTCGACGCCCACCACGGCAACGGCACCGAAGCCCTGCTCGCCGACCAACCCGGCTTCCTCTTCACCTCCGTCCACCAATCCCCCTGCTATCCGGGAACCGGCCTCACCAGCTTCAGCAACTGCCACAATTGGCCGATACCTCCTTTGGCGCCCCGGGCCGCCCACCTCGACGCCTTGCGCCACTCTCTTGACGCCGTGATTGCCTTCGACCCGGACCTTGTGCTCGTCTCTGCCGGCTTCGACGCCTATCAGGGCGACCCGATCACCAACATGACTTTGCAAACCACAGATTTCGCCACCCTCGGCTCCTGGCTGCGCACCAGCGGACTTCCCGCCGCCGCCGTGCTTGAGGGCGGCTACAGCGCCGACCTGCCCCAACTCGTCGACGCCTTCCTCTCCGCTTGGGCCGGCGAGGACGTCCGCGCATGA
- the queC gene encoding 7-cyano-7-deazaguanine synthase QueC, translating into MKVVVLCSGGMDSVAALYWAREQHEVVAVLSFDYGAKHNAREIPFAAGHAAALGVRHEVVELPFVDRLFDSALLKSGGEIPDGHYEDANMKQTVVPFRNAIMLSIAAGVAESAGATGVVIAAHGGDHAIYPDCREPFMQAMGDAMRLGTYVEVALLRPFIAMDKGRIAAEGARLGVDFGRTWSCYKGGAQHCGTCGTCVERREAFAVAGLIDPTAYKA; encoded by the coding sequence ATGAAGGTTGTGGTGTTATGTTCCGGCGGAATGGATTCGGTGGCGGCGCTGTATTGGGCACGGGAGCAGCATGAAGTGGTGGCAGTGCTGAGTTTTGACTACGGGGCGAAGCACAATGCCCGGGAGATCCCGTTCGCGGCGGGGCATGCGGCGGCGTTGGGTGTGCGGCATGAGGTGGTGGAGTTGCCGTTTGTGGACCGGTTGTTTGATTCGGCGTTGCTGAAGTCGGGCGGGGAAATCCCGGACGGCCATTACGAAGACGCCAACATGAAGCAGACGGTGGTGCCGTTTCGGAATGCGATCATGTTGAGCATTGCAGCCGGGGTGGCGGAGAGTGCCGGGGCGACCGGCGTGGTGATCGCGGCGCATGGTGGTGATCACGCGATTTATCCGGATTGCCGGGAGCCGTTTATGCAGGCGATGGGGGACGCCATGCGGCTGGGGACCTATGTAGAAGTAGCGCTTTTGCGGCCGTTCATCGCGATGGACAAGGGCCGGATCGCGGCGGAGGGCGCGCGGCTGGGGGTGGACTTCGGGCGGACCTGGTCGTGCTACAAAGGAGGGGCGCAACACTGCGGAACCTGTGGCACTTGCGTGGAACGGCGCGAAGCGTTTGCAGTAGCGGGGCTAATCGATCCGACCGCTTATAAGGCCTAG
- a CDS encoding SulP family inorganic anion transporter, whose amino-acid sequence MSDPTPSPDSSDAAASPQAKPTADIAPSPDPIRPHRRHWGRILRYWGRSTVRAVQIDWFPGRRLFRRPQRSTLIADAKAGFNVAILGFPQSIAFSLIAGVPALMGLVSCAVAAIVGPFFSGTRFICLGPTNATAILLLTGVASTGLPEETRALAVPLFVVLVGVFLVLGAIARASLLINYISRSVITGYITAAAALIFVNQIQNILGVRTAGASTFVGIIAATVRQLPQTHWPELAMAAGTLAINLGLMRWVRFLPNIAGTLLLTAVMGIGFRYVGWDIAYLQTFDLGNLRFFPGTFDYQLIGDLAAPALALAFVSILEGSSIGKTLASRAGHRFVVNQEMYAMGMANITSGLCGGMNASGSLTRSVLSDTSGARSPLANVYGGIIVAVMLFSIGPLIHFIPKAALAVLVMGIACSLINRRNLLLALRTTHSDTVVFIVTFSSALLLTIDAAIYLGAFTSIMLFLKKAGQPELSEYNFNQDGQLAELPTPDRRNVPGISILHAEGDLFFGSTEIFSQQIREVIRDPSLKVIILRLKNARNLDASAAIAIEELHDFLKKSKRQLIVSGAGREVTRVLRNSGFIARLGEENFFREVPTNPTLSTRDALKRATEVLGRRDAEIRIFVDQSRKKKESDD is encoded by the coding sequence GTGAGCGACCCGACACCCAGTCCGGATTCCAGCGACGCCGCCGCATCCCCGCAGGCGAAACCAACCGCTGACATCGCACCCTCTCCCGATCCGATCCGCCCCCATCGCCGCCACTGGGGTCGCATCCTGCGCTACTGGGGTCGCTCCACCGTGCGCGCCGTGCAGATCGATTGGTTCCCCGGCCGCCGCCTCTTCCGCCGCCCGCAACGTTCGACCCTCATCGCCGACGCCAAGGCCGGCTTCAACGTCGCCATCCTCGGCTTCCCCCAGAGCATCGCCTTCTCGCTCATCGCCGGCGTGCCCGCCCTCATGGGTCTGGTGAGCTGCGCCGTCGCCGCCATCGTCGGCCCCTTCTTCAGCGGCACCCGCTTCATCTGCCTCGGGCCCACCAACGCCACCGCCATCCTGCTGCTCACCGGCGTCGCCTCCACCGGCCTGCCCGAAGAAACCCGCGCCCTCGCCGTGCCGCTCTTCGTCGTGCTGGTGGGCGTCTTCCTCGTGCTCGGCGCGATCGCCCGCGCGTCATTGCTGATCAACTACATCTCGCGCTCGGTCATCACCGGTTACATCACCGCCGCCGCCGCGCTCATTTTCGTCAACCAGATCCAAAACATCCTCGGCGTGCGCACCGCCGGCGCCTCGACCTTTGTCGGCATCATCGCCGCCACCGTGCGCCAGCTCCCGCAGACCCACTGGCCCGAGCTCGCCATGGCCGCCGGCACCCTCGCCATCAACCTCGGCCTCATGCGCTGGGTGCGCTTCCTGCCCAACATCGCCGGCACCCTCCTGCTCACCGCCGTGATGGGCATCGGGTTCCGCTATGTCGGTTGGGACATCGCCTACCTGCAGACCTTCGACCTCGGCAACCTGCGCTTTTTCCCCGGCACCTTCGACTACCAGCTCATCGGTGACCTCGCCGCCCCCGCGCTCGCGCTCGCCTTTGTCTCCATCCTCGAGGGCTCCTCCATCGGCAAGACCCTCGCCTCCCGCGCCGGCCATCGCTTCGTCGTCAACCAGGAGATGTATGCCATGGGCATGGCCAACATCACCAGCGGCCTCTGCGGCGGCATGAACGCCTCCGGCTCACTCACGCGCTCCGTGCTCTCCGACACCTCCGGCGCCCGCTCCCCCTTGGCCAATGTCTACGGCGGCATCATCGTGGCCGTGATGCTCTTCAGCATCGGGCCGCTCATTCACTTCATCCCCAAGGCCGCCCTCGCCGTGCTCGTCATGGGCATCGCCTGCTCGCTCATCAACCGCCGCAACCTCCTGCTGGCGCTGCGCACCACCCACTCCGACACCGTCGTCTTCATCGTCACCTTCAGCTCGGCCCTGCTGCTCACCATCGACGCCGCCATCTACCTCGGCGCCTTCACGTCGATCATGCTCTTCCTCAAAAAGGCCGGCCAACCCGAGCTCTCCGAATACAACTTCAACCAGGACGGCCAACTCGCCGAGCTGCCCACGCCCGATCGCCGCAACGTGCCCGGCATCTCCATCCTGCACGCCGAGGGCGACCTCTTCTTTGGTTCCACCGAGATCTTCTCCCAACAGATCCGCGAAGTCATCCGCGACCCGTCCCTCAAGGTCATCATCCTGCGCCTCAAAAACGCCCGCAACCTCGACGCCTCCGCCGCCATCGCCATCGAGGAACTGCACGACTTCCTCAAAAAATCCAAACGCCAGCTCATCGTCTCCGGTGCTGGCCGCGAGGTCACCCGCGTGCTGCGCAACTCCGGTTTCATCGCGCGCCTCGGCGAGGAGAACTTCTTCCGCGAGGTGCCCACCAACCCGACCCTCTCCACCCGCGACGCCCTCAAGCGCGCCACCGAGGTGCTCGGCCGCCGCGACGCCGAGATCCGCATCTTCGTCGACCAGTCCCGCAAAAAGAAAGAGTCCGACGACTGA
- a CDS encoding TonB family protein — MEKRLRWMTGLSVGVGLWCALGAQEEAGAVDGKWEVTKEEAAWKPDGLFDLGNLEQPPVPTFQARPVYPMELRVAGITGNAIVGFIVDSHGKVRSAYAIRATHPEFGEAGVAAVSQWKFEPGRVGGRVVNTRMQVPLYFNIVPDAPAPAAKAPGMEEEEWKPDGLFDLSDLEQQPVPTSQASPVYPLELREAGIMGNAIVGFIVDKQGKVRSPYAVRATHPEFGEAAVVAVAQWKFEPGQKDGQVVNTRMQVPVIFNLLPDDPGAAARAEARKKLAIALPKVKDSVDAVGASHVPPPELQVKQAPWDVAPQPLKQRKPEYPYAMRRIGDDGTVVLRLLVRKTGVVDQVHVLRSTNPGLDEAAVDAALDWVFSPAIKNGLPIDAELQVPIMFRIDGKKARDRWTISKNLGPWPESVPEVFRWDTAPELVSYAAPVYPRAALMDGRKGKVRVKFAIDEQGRVLTALPAEDGDPDLMQAAIAAVETFRFKPARREWKPCGAILNMEFNFTTNSRSDAPVSRDTIRVLKQLKRGKDRFADLTELDGLPEPLSQRPPKTPPQLLKEGKGGEVLLEVVIDRKGFVRLPKVLEATDPALGAAAIHAVSNWRYAAPLRDGEAVDVVAKLPVVFRVE, encoded by the coding sequence ATGGAAAAACGGTTGCGATGGATGACTGGGCTGAGTGTGGGAGTCGGACTGTGGTGTGCGTTGGGCGCCCAAGAGGAAGCGGGGGCGGTCGACGGGAAGTGGGAGGTGACCAAGGAGGAGGCGGCGTGGAAGCCGGATGGGTTGTTTGATTTGGGCAACCTGGAGCAGCCGCCGGTGCCGACGTTTCAGGCGAGGCCCGTTTACCCGATGGAACTACGCGTAGCAGGGATCACGGGGAACGCGATTGTCGGTTTTATCGTGGACTCGCATGGCAAGGTGCGGTCGGCCTACGCGATACGGGCGACGCACCCGGAGTTTGGTGAGGCCGGGGTGGCGGCCGTGTCGCAGTGGAAATTTGAGCCGGGCCGGGTGGGCGGTCGGGTGGTGAACACGCGTATGCAGGTGCCGCTCTATTTTAACATCGTGCCGGATGCTCCCGCGCCGGCGGCAAAGGCACCAGGGATGGAGGAGGAGGAGTGGAAGCCGGATGGGTTGTTTGATTTGAGCGACCTGGAGCAGCAGCCGGTGCCGACGTCCCAGGCGAGTCCCGTTTATCCTCTGGAACTGCGCGAAGCAGGGATCATGGGAAATGCGATCGTGGGTTTTATCGTGGATAAACAGGGCAAGGTGCGGTCGCCCTACGCGGTGCGGGCGACGCACCCGGAGTTTGGCGAGGCGGCGGTGGTGGCCGTGGCGCAGTGGAAATTTGAGCCCGGCCAGAAGGACGGTCAGGTGGTCAACACGCGCATGCAGGTGCCGGTGATTTTTAACCTCCTGCCAGATGATCCCGGTGCCGCTGCGCGCGCCGAGGCGCGGAAGAAGCTGGCGATAGCGTTACCCAAGGTGAAGGACTCGGTCGATGCGGTGGGAGCATCCCATGTCCCGCCGCCCGAGCTCCAAGTGAAGCAAGCGCCGTGGGACGTCGCGCCGCAGCCGCTCAAGCAACGCAAGCCGGAGTATCCCTACGCGATGCGGCGGATCGGCGACGATGGCACGGTCGTGCTGCGCCTCTTGGTGCGGAAGACGGGAGTCGTGGATCAGGTGCACGTGTTGCGCTCGACCAATCCGGGTTTGGATGAAGCGGCGGTGGATGCGGCGCTGGATTGGGTCTTTTCGCCGGCGATCAAAAACGGGTTGCCGATCGATGCGGAGTTGCAGGTGCCGATCATGTTCCGGATCGACGGAAAGAAGGCGCGCGACCGTTGGACGATTTCGAAAAACCTAGGGCCCTGGCCGGAATCGGTGCCGGAGGTCTTTCGCTGGGACACGGCGCCGGAGTTGGTGAGTTATGCCGCGCCGGTGTATCCGCGGGCGGCGCTGATGGACGGCCGCAAGGGCAAGGTGCGGGTGAAGTTTGCGATCGATGAACAGGGGCGCGTGCTCACCGCGCTGCCGGCGGAGGACGGGGATCCGGACCTGATGCAGGCGGCGATCGCGGCAGTGGAGACGTTTCGGTTTAAACCGGCGCGGCGGGAGTGGAAGCCGTGCGGCGCGATCCTGAACATGGAGTTTAACTTCACGACGAACTCGCGATCCGATGCGCCGGTTTCGCGCGACACCATACGGGTGCTCAAGCAGTTGAAGCGAGGTAAGGACCGATTCGCGGACCTGACGGAATTGGATGGTTTGCCTGAGCCGTTGTCGCAGCGCCCGCCGAAGACGCCGCCGCAGTTGCTCAAAGAGGGAAAGGGGGGCGAAGTGCTGTTGGAGGTGGTGATCGATCGGAAGGGTTTTGTGCGTTTGCCCAAAGTGCTGGAGGCTACGGATCCTGCGTTGGGCGCGGCGGCGATTCACGCGGTCAGCAACTGGCGCTATGCCGCGCCGCTGCGCGACGGTGAAGCGGTCGATGTCGTGGCGAAGTTGCCGGTGGTGTTTCGGGTGGAGTGA
- a CDS encoding TonB family protein — protein MIFQRFGSWCSPHKIAGFLAGTAFFLLLSGVPARAQDRDPAELDVQPKVTRQQKPIYPFAMHRLGITGQVIVAFIVQSDGRVGAAYAVKASHPSFRQAAIDAVERWRFEPGRKDGRAVDVRMQVPIIFNITGEPQNLGWKVKRPREFPETIPRKFRWDDAPVLVDYSPPVYPRQALLEKRYGKVTVSFMVSPTGQVIQTQAEPDGDPDFQGAAVAAAETFRFKPAKLDDGTPCGAILKMEFDFYLSSDRSDAPYTDEMRRIIKVLSRKPDSLPGLKDLDKMPRPVAQRAPTVPPELQRKGQPAKAMVEFIISRSGLVLLPRVVETTDEAFGYAAVHAVADWGFVPPVIDGKPVDVIARVPVAYNPEPSGD, from the coding sequence ATGATCTTTCAGCGATTTGGGTCATGGTGTTCACCACATAAAATCGCGGGGTTCCTGGCCGGCACCGCTTTCTTCCTCCTCCTCTCCGGAGTCCCTGCAAGGGCTCAGGACCGCGATCCAGCGGAGCTGGACGTGCAGCCCAAGGTCACGCGCCAGCAGAAGCCCATCTATCCTTTTGCGATGCATCGCCTGGGAATCACGGGTCAGGTGATCGTTGCCTTTATTGTCCAGTCCGATGGACGCGTCGGCGCGGCCTATGCCGTCAAGGCCTCGCATCCGAGCTTCCGGCAGGCCGCGATCGACGCTGTCGAGCGGTGGCGCTTCGAACCCGGCCGGAAGGACGGCCGCGCGGTGGACGTGCGCATGCAGGTCCCGATCATCTTTAATATTACCGGTGAACCCCAAAACCTCGGCTGGAAGGTGAAACGACCGCGCGAGTTCCCCGAGACGATCCCGCGCAAGTTTCGCTGGGACGATGCCCCCGTGCTGGTCGACTACAGCCCGCCGGTTTACCCCCGCCAAGCCCTGCTGGAAAAGCGCTACGGCAAAGTGACGGTGAGTTTCATGGTCTCGCCCACCGGGCAGGTCATCCAAACCCAAGCCGAGCCAGACGGCGATCCCGACTTCCAAGGCGCGGCCGTGGCCGCCGCGGAGACTTTCCGGTTCAAGCCGGCCAAACTGGACGACGGGACGCCTTGCGGGGCCATCCTCAAAATGGAGTTCGATTTTTATCTCTCCTCCGACCGGAGCGATGCGCCCTACACCGACGAGATGCGCCGGATCATCAAGGTGCTCAGCCGCAAGCCAGACTCTTTGCCGGGCCTGAAGGATCTCGACAAGATGCCGCGGCCGGTCGCGCAGCGTGCTCCCACGGTTCCCCCGGAGCTGCAGCGGAAAGGTCAACCGGCCAAGGCCATGGTGGAGTTCATCATCAGCCGCAGTGGCCTCGTGCTCCTGCCGCGCGTGGTGGAGACCACCGATGAAGCCTTCGGCTACGCCGCGGTCCATGCGGTGGCCGACTGGGGCTTTGTGCCGCCGGTGATCGACGGTAAACCGGTTGATGTGATCGCGCGGGTTCCCGTCGCCTACAACCCTGAGCCGAGCGGGGATTGA